From Bombyx mori chromosome 10, ASM3026992v2, a single genomic window includes:
- the LOC101743720 gene encoding uncharacterized protein LOC101743720 has product MGKGVLTERQLIVELLDLYKSLPCLWDPIHSQYNNKESREAAYELLREKYRELYEDASIDVVKKKIEHMRATYRREYRKVVASLVAGGKKHVPSLWYYDHLTFLNNVNKFPLRPLVTSTLQSDAMDDEDRTSSEDEEPSKKKTKLTSIYLEDFTDDVQTDTASIHSDQRARRESEAFGRTVGLQLGELRQVQRYLAEKLISDVIYLARMEHLTGETTVGTEN; this is encoded by the exons ATGGGCAAAGGAGTTCTGACGGAACGTCAACTTATTGTTGAATTATTAGACCTTTACAAAAGTCTTCCCTGCCTTTGGGATCCAATTCATAGCCAGTACAATAATAAAGAATCGCGTGAGGCAGCTTATGAATTATTACGGGAGAAATACAGAGAGTTATATGAAGATGCATCTATAGATgttgtaaaaaagaaaatagaacaCATGCGTGCAACTTATAGACGTGAATACAGAAAG GTTGTCGCTTCGCTTGTTGCCGGTGGCAAAAAGCACGTACCCTCATTATGGTACTACGATCATTTAACATTTTTGAATAATGTTAACAAATTCCCTTTGCGACCATTGGTAACAAGCACGTTGCAATCCGATGCCATG gACGATGAAGATCGCACTAGTTCAGAAGATGAGGAGCCGTCCAAAAAGAAAACGAAATTAACTAGCATTTATTTAGAAGATTTTACGGACGACGTACAAACGGATACGGCTAGTATACATTCCGACCAGAGGGCTCGAAGAGAATCAGAAGCGTTCGGCAGAACAGTCGGTTTACAGCTCGGTGAACTAAGACAAGTTCAAAGATATCTAGCTGAGAAATTAATTTCAGATGTCATATACCTCGCCAGAATGGAACATTTGACCGGAGAAACAACTGTTGGCAccgaaaattaa